In a genomic window of Ralstonia nicotianae:
- a CDS encoding DNA-directed RNA polymerase subunit alpha, with protein MQTALLKPKIIAVEPLGDHHAKVVMEPFERGYGHTLGNALRRVLLSSMVGYAPTEVTIAGVVHEYSTIDGVQEDVVNLLLNLKGVVFKLHNRDEVTVSLRKEGEGVVTAADIELPHDVEIINPGHVIASLSAGGKLDMQIKVEQGRGYVPGNVRKFGDESSKVIGRIVLDASFAPVRRVSYAVESARVEQRTDLDKLVMNIETNGVISPEEAIRQSARILVDQLSVFAALEGTESAAEAAAARAPQIDPILLRPVDDLELTVRSANCLKAENIYYIGDLIQRTENELLKTPNLGRKSLNEIKEVLASRGLTLGMKLENWPPAGLEK; from the coding sequence ATGCAAACAGCACTCCTGAAGCCCAAAATTATTGCGGTTGAGCCGCTTGGCGATCATCACGCGAAGGTCGTCATGGAACCGTTCGAGCGGGGCTACGGCCATACGCTCGGCAACGCGCTGCGCCGCGTGCTGCTGTCGTCGATGGTTGGCTATGCGCCGACCGAAGTGACGATCGCTGGGGTCGTCCACGAATATTCCACCATCGATGGCGTGCAGGAAGACGTCGTCAACCTGCTGCTGAACCTGAAAGGCGTGGTGTTCAAGCTGCACAACCGTGACGAGGTCACGGTGTCGCTGCGCAAGGAAGGCGAAGGTGTGGTCACCGCGGCGGACATCGAGCTGCCGCACGATGTCGAGATCATCAATCCGGGCCATGTCATCGCCAGCCTGTCGGCCGGTGGCAAGCTGGATATGCAGATCAAGGTCGAGCAAGGCCGCGGCTACGTGCCGGGCAACGTGCGCAAGTTCGGCGACGAGTCGAGCAAGGTGATCGGCCGCATCGTGCTGGACGCCTCGTTCGCGCCGGTGCGCCGCGTGTCGTATGCCGTCGAGTCCGCGCGCGTCGAGCAGCGTACCGACCTCGACAAGCTGGTGATGAACATCGAGACCAACGGCGTGATCTCGCCCGAGGAAGCGATCCGCCAGTCGGCGCGCATCCTGGTCGACCAGCTGTCGGTGTTCGCAGCGCTGGAAGGAACCGAGAGCGCTGCCGAAGCCGCTGCCGCCCGTGCACCGCAGATCGATCCGATCCTGCTGCGCCCGGTCGACGACCTGGAGCTGACCGTTCGCTCGGCGAACTGCCTGAAGGCCGAAAATATTTACTATATTGGCGACCTGATCCAGCGCACCGAGAACGAGCTGCTCAAGACCCCGAACCTGGGTCGCAAGTCGCTCAACGAGATCAAGGAAGTCCTCGCTTCGCGTGGCCTGACGCTCGGCATGAAGCTCGAGAACTGGCCGCCCGCAGGCCTGGAGAAGTAA
- a CDS encoding RNA polymerase sigma factor, whose product MSDLAGRLIALTPRLRRHARGLVGDAARADDLVQDTLERAWRYRWRFQLRPRLGAAGEGDGLFAWLLTIMHRLHLNAVRRPDRLELTDAPPDIPVSDDPGLRRDLLQALASLPDDQRAVLLLVGLEQLAYREAADVLGVPLGTVMSRLSRARERMRVALDGAPATSGDSGTTLHRVK is encoded by the coding sequence ATGTCCGACCTCGCTGGCCGCCTGATCGCGCTGACGCCGAGGCTGCGGCGTCACGCGCGCGGCCTGGTGGGTGACGCCGCCCGCGCCGACGATCTCGTGCAGGACACGCTGGAACGCGCCTGGCGTTACCGCTGGCGCTTCCAGCTGCGCCCGAGGCTCGGCGCCGCGGGCGAGGGCGACGGGCTGTTCGCGTGGCTGTTGACCATCATGCACCGCCTGCACCTGAATGCCGTGCGCCGGCCGGACCGGCTGGAGCTGACCGATGCGCCGCCCGACATTCCCGTCAGCGACGACCCGGGCCTGCGCCGCGACCTGCTGCAGGCGCTGGCATCGCTGCCCGACGATCAGCGCGCGGTGCTGCTGCTGGTCGGGCTGGAGCAACTGGCCTACCGAGAGGCCGCCGACGTGCTGGGCGTGCCGCTGGGCACGGTGATGTCGCGGCTGTCGCGGGCGCGCGAACGCATGCGGGTGGCGCTCGATGGCGCGCCTGCCACATCGGGCGACAGCGGCACGACGCTGCACCGCGTGAAATGA
- the ccsB gene encoding c-type cytochrome biogenesis protein CcsB: MEATNLPQPSAPADLGALQRPSYFRRLGPFDWLFAALLALGAGYAFSRYGAYMDGYERGILVAAVPAFAWLGWTWKPVRTLMIGLAVLSLFAIAQYSGRRGPELARADRVFFLKYFLASQSAILWMSALIFLSTLFFWAGLAARWPAGGAIGSKLCWAAVVLGLTGMLVRWYESYLVGADIGHIPISNLYEVFILFTLITSLFYLYYEQRYRTRALGPFVMLVVSAAVGFLLWYTVSRGAQEIQPLVPALQSWWMKIHVPANFIGYGTFALAAMVGAAYLLKEHGVLADRLPSLEVLDDVMYKAITVGFAFFTIATILGALWAADAWGGYWSWDPKETWALIVWLNYAAWLHMRLMKGLRGRMAAWWALVGLLVTTFAFLGVNMFLSGLHSYGEL, translated from the coding sequence ATGGAAGCGACCAACCTCCCCCAACCGTCCGCCCCGGCCGATCTGGGTGCACTGCAGCGGCCGTCCTACTTCCGTCGTCTCGGCCCGTTCGACTGGCTGTTCGCCGCGCTGCTTGCCCTGGGCGCCGGCTATGCATTCTCGCGCTATGGCGCTTATATGGACGGCTATGAGCGGGGCATCCTGGTGGCCGCGGTTCCGGCCTTCGCCTGGCTGGGCTGGACGTGGAAGCCGGTGCGGACGCTGATGATCGGACTGGCCGTGCTGTCGCTGTTCGCCATCGCGCAGTACAGCGGTCGGCGCGGGCCGGAGCTGGCCCGCGCCGACCGCGTGTTCTTCCTCAAGTATTTCCTGGCCAGCCAGTCGGCCATCCTGTGGATGAGCGCGTTGATCTTCCTGTCGACGCTGTTCTTCTGGGCGGGGCTGGCGGCACGCTGGCCCGCGGGCGGCGCGATCGGCAGCAAGCTGTGCTGGGCGGCCGTGGTGCTGGGCCTGACCGGCATGCTGGTGCGCTGGTACGAGTCCTATCTGGTGGGGGCGGATATCGGCCACATTCCCATCTCGAACCTGTACGAGGTGTTCATCCTCTTCACGCTGATCACCTCGCTGTTCTACCTGTATTACGAGCAGCGCTACCGGACGCGCGCGCTGGGCCCGTTCGTGATGCTGGTGGTGTCGGCGGCGGTGGGCTTCCTGCTGTGGTACACGGTGTCGCGCGGCGCGCAGGAGATCCAGCCGCTGGTGCCGGCGCTGCAGAGCTGGTGGATGAAGATCCACGTGCCGGCGAACTTCATCGGCTACGGGACGTTCGCGCTGGCCGCCATGGTTGGGGCGGCCTATCTGCTCAAGGAGCACGGCGTGCTGGCCGACCGCCTGCCGTCGCTGGAGGTGCTCGATGACGTCATGTACAAGGCCATCACCGTCGGCTTTGCCTTTTTCACCATCGCCACCATCCTCGGCGCGCTGTGGGCGGCCGACGCCTGGGGCGGTTACTGGAGCTGGGATCCGAAAGAGACCTGGGCGCTGATCGTCTGGCTGAACTATGCGGCCTGGCTGCACATGCGGCTGATGAAGGGGCTGCGCGGCCGGATGGCGGCGTGGTGGGCGCTGGTCGGCCTGCTGGTGACGACTTTTGCCTTCCTGGGCGTGAACATGTTCCTGTCCGGCTTGCATAGCTACGGCGAACTCTGA
- a CDS encoding COG4315 family predicted lipoprotein: MSQSAAFPRLSASRLALAAGAVALAALGLGGCSSMGMGGMGMGMSSAPSAVKVTNGSLTDAHGMTLYTFDRDTMAGKSACNGNCANNWPPLTANDADKGSGDYTIIVRDDGKKQWAYRGKPLYLWSKDKMPGDQTGDGFMNAWHIAKP, translated from the coding sequence ATGAGCCAGTCCGCAGCTTTCCCCCGGTTGTCCGCTTCCCGACTCGCGCTTGCCGCCGGCGCCGTGGCGCTCGCCGCGCTGGGTCTGGGCGGCTGCAGCAGCATGGGCATGGGCGGTATGGGCATGGGGATGTCGTCCGCGCCGTCGGCGGTCAAGGTGACCAACGGCTCGCTGACCGACGCGCATGGCATGACGCTGTACACCTTCGACCGCGACACCATGGCCGGCAAGAGCGCCTGCAACGGCAACTGCGCCAACAACTGGCCGCCGCTGACGGCCAACGATGCCGACAAGGGCTCGGGCGACTACACCATCATCGTCCGCGACGACGGCAAGAAGCAGTGGGCCTATCGCGGCAAGCCGCTCTACCTGTGGTCGAAGGACAAGATGCCCGGCGACCAGACCGGCGACGGGTTCATGAACGCCTGGCATATCGCCAAGCCGTAA
- the dsbD gene encoding protein-disulfide reductase DsbD has protein sequence MTLSAFLPLRRLLQLGLLLVAMATLALPARAADDFLPPEQAFRFSAVQIDGQTVEVKFAIADGYYMYRERLAVAADPATVTFAPLELPPGKVKFDETFNKDVETYRHALVFRVKAREAASPFSLIVTSQGCADQGVCYPPMKSRFRVEPAAASLAPPAAPLEAAGSSDALGGRIASTLGGGNLGAIAVLFLGLGLLLTFTPCVLPMLPILSAIVVGEHATRMRAAAVSVAYVLGMAVVYTAVGVAAGLAGQGLQAALQNAWVLGAFAALMVVLSLAMFGLYELQLPAAWRHRLTQASNRLSGGQVAGAAVMGALSALIVSPCVTPALAGALAYIAQTGNAMVGGAALFSMSIGMGVPLVLVGVGAGNLLPRAGYWLVVTKAIFGFILLGVALWIVQPVLPAWLAMVAWAVLLIAAAVFLRTFDSLPADAGPLPRLGKVVGVVLALAGAVQLVGVAAGGRDPLQPLAGVMRASAGAQPDARGVVFQRVKSVSEVDEAVRAATATGRPVMLDFYADWCVSCKEMERLTFTDARVRAALADVVLLQADVTADGADDRALLKRFSLFGPPATIFFDARGNQAPVRVVGFERAETFLASLRRALGTAQAKPST, from the coding sequence ATGACGCTGTCTGCATTCCTGCCTCTGCGCCGTTTGCTGCAACTGGGGCTGCTGCTGGTCGCCATGGCGACCCTCGCCCTGCCTGCCCGCGCCGCGGATGATTTTCTGCCGCCCGAACAGGCGTTCCGCTTTTCGGCGGTGCAGATCGACGGGCAGACCGTGGAGGTGAAATTCGCGATTGCCGATGGCTACTACATGTACCGTGAGCGGCTCGCTGTCGCGGCGGATCCCGCCACCGTCACGTTCGCGCCGCTGGAACTGCCTCCGGGCAAAGTCAAATTCGACGAGACCTTCAACAAGGATGTCGAGACGTATCGCCATGCGCTCGTGTTTCGCGTGAAGGCGCGGGAGGCGGCCAGCCCGTTCTCGCTGATCGTCACTTCGCAGGGCTGCGCGGATCAGGGCGTGTGCTACCCGCCGATGAAGAGCCGCTTCCGGGTCGAACCGGCGGCAGCGTCCCTGGCACCGCCGGCGGCGCCGCTTGAGGCTGCCGGATCGAGCGACGCGCTGGGCGGCCGCATCGCAAGCACGCTCGGCGGCGGCAATCTGGGGGCGATTGCCGTACTGTTCTTGGGGCTCGGTCTGTTGCTGACCTTTACGCCGTGCGTGCTGCCGATGCTGCCGATCCTGTCGGCCATCGTGGTCGGCGAGCATGCGACGCGGATGCGCGCGGCGGCGGTGTCGGTAGCCTATGTGCTGGGGATGGCGGTGGTGTATACGGCGGTCGGCGTGGCGGCCGGCCTGGCGGGGCAGGGCCTGCAGGCGGCTCTGCAGAACGCCTGGGTGCTGGGGGCATTTGCGGCGCTGATGGTGGTGCTGTCGCTGGCGATGTTCGGACTGTACGAGCTGCAGCTGCCGGCTGCTTGGCGCCACCGCCTGACGCAGGCTTCCAACCGGCTGAGCGGGGGGCAGGTGGCCGGGGCGGCTGTCATGGGGGCGCTGTCGGCGCTGATTGTCTCGCCGTGCGTGACGCCGGCGCTGGCGGGGGCGCTGGCCTATATCGCGCAGACGGGCAACGCGATGGTGGGCGGCGCGGCGCTGTTCTCCATGTCCATCGGGATGGGGGTGCCGCTGGTGCTCGTCGGCGTGGGCGCGGGCAATCTGCTGCCGCGCGCCGGCTATTGGCTGGTGGTCACCAAGGCCATCTTCGGGTTCATTCTGCTGGGCGTGGCCTTGTGGATCGTGCAGCCGGTGCTGCCGGCCTGGCTGGCGATGGTTGCCTGGGCCGTGCTGCTGATTGCGGCGGCCGTGTTTCTGCGCACCTTCGATTCCCTGCCCGCCGATGCCGGGCCGCTGCCGCGCCTGGGCAAGGTGGTTGGCGTGGTGCTGGCTCTGGCGGGGGCCGTGCAACTGGTGGGCGTGGCAGCGGGCGGGCGCGATCCGCTGCAGCCGCTGGCGGGGGTGATGCGCGCATCGGCGGGCGCTCAGCCGGATGCCCGCGGCGTGGTGTTCCAGCGCGTGAAAAGCGTATCGGAAGTCGATGAGGCGGTTCGTGCCGCCACCGCAACCGGCCGCCCGGTGATGCTCGATTTCTACGCGGACTGGTGCGTCAGCTGCAAGGAGATGGAGCGCCTGACCTTCACGGACGCGCGGGTCCGTGCCGCGCTTGCCGATGTCGTGCTCCTGCAAGCCGACGTGACGGCCGATGGTGCCGATGATCGCGCGCTGCTCAAGCGCTTCAGCCTGTTTGGTCCGCCCGCCACGATCTTCTTCGACGCGCGGGGCAACCAGGCGCCGGTGCGCGTGGTCGGCTTCGAGCGCGCCGAGACCTTCCTGGCCAGCCTGCGCCGCGCGCTGGGCACGGCGCAGGCCAAGCCCTCGACCTGA
- the cutA gene encoding divalent-cation tolerance protein CutA yields the protein MSSETDVLLVLTNLPDADSADRVTKVVLESRAAACVNRMPACASAYWWNGAIEHAVEIPLLIKTTRAAYPGLEAALRRAHPYEVPEILAVPVAAGLPAYLAWVAGETGRSTV from the coding sequence ATGTCATCCGAAACCGACGTCCTGCTGGTGCTGACCAACCTGCCCGACGCCGACAGCGCGGACCGTGTCACCAAGGTCGTGCTGGAATCCCGCGCCGCGGCGTGTGTCAATCGCATGCCGGCGTGTGCATCGGCGTATTGGTGGAACGGCGCCATCGAGCATGCGGTGGAGATTCCGCTACTGATCAAGACCACCCGGGCGGCGTATCCTGGGCTGGAGGCAGCGCTTCGGCGTGCTCATCCGTATGAAGTGCCCGAGATCCTTGCCGTGCCGGTCGCGGCCGGGTTGCCTGCCTATCTGGCGTGGGTGGCCGGGGAGACCGGCCGGTCTACTGTTTGA
- the hemB gene encoding porphobilinogen synthase: MIASFPDHRPRRMRRDDFSRRMMRESRLTADDLIYPVFILEGTNVRQAVPSMPGVERVSVDVLLGVAEQCVQLGIPVLALFPVIEPSLKTPDGIEATNADGLIPRAVKALKARFPELGILTDVALDPYTSHGQDGVLDDAGYVLNEETVEILTRQALVQAEAGVDIVAPSDMMDGRIGAIRLALENDDHIYTRIMAYAAKYASAFYGPFRDAVGSAANLGKGNKMTYQMDPANSDEALREVALDIAEGADMVMVKPGMPYLDIVRRVKDEFRFPTYVYQVSGEYAMLKAAAQNGWLDHDKVVLESLLAFKRAGANGILTYFALDAARLLRG, from the coding sequence ATGATCGCAAGCTTCCCCGACCACCGCCCGCGTCGCATGCGCCGCGACGACTTCTCCCGCCGGATGATGCGCGAATCGCGCCTGACGGCCGACGACCTGATCTATCCGGTCTTCATCCTGGAAGGCACCAACGTACGCCAGGCCGTGCCGTCGATGCCGGGCGTCGAGCGCGTCTCCGTCGACGTGCTGCTGGGCGTGGCCGAGCAATGCGTGCAGCTCGGGATTCCCGTGCTGGCGCTCTTCCCCGTCATCGAGCCGAGCCTGAAGACGCCGGACGGCATCGAAGCCACCAACGCCGATGGGCTGATCCCCCGCGCGGTCAAGGCGCTCAAGGCGCGCTTTCCGGAACTCGGCATCCTCACCGACGTGGCGCTCGACCCGTACACCAGCCATGGCCAGGACGGCGTGCTCGACGATGCCGGCTACGTGCTCAACGAAGAAACGGTCGAGATCCTGACGCGCCAGGCGCTGGTGCAGGCCGAGGCCGGGGTGGACATCGTCGCGCCGTCGGACATGATGGACGGCCGCATCGGCGCGATCCGCCTGGCGCTGGAGAACGACGACCACATCTACACACGCATCATGGCCTACGCGGCCAAGTATGCGTCGGCGTTCTACGGCCCGTTCCGCGACGCGGTGGGCTCGGCGGCCAACCTGGGCAAGGGCAACAAGATGACCTACCAGATGGACCCGGCCAACTCCGACGAGGCGCTGCGCGAAGTGGCCCTCGACATCGCCGAGGGCGCCGACATGGTGATGGTCAAGCCGGGCATGCCGTACCTCGACATCGTGCGCCGCGTGAAGGACGAGTTCCGTTTCCCGACCTACGTCTACCAGGTCAGCGGCGAGTACGCGATGCTCAAGGCTGCCGCCCAGAACGGCTGGCTGGACCACGACAAGGTCGTGCTGGAGTCGCTGCTGGCCTTCAAGCGCGCCGGTGCCAACGGCATCCTGACCTACTTCGCGCTGGACGCTGCGCGGCTGCTGCGCGGCTGA
- a CDS encoding c-type cytochrome — MIRIANVLAVAALSLASALPLAHAEEPKVAKADAARGETLFNTGVPANGVPACTSCHGPGGNSTANANPKLAGQHAAYIEKQLKDFKAKTERNQPVMSLYAGALSDQDMKDIGAYIAKQPAWKPSSAKNKDTIELGQKLYRGGDAKRGIAACAGCHGPAGAGIPAQYPRIGGQFAEYTEAQLVAFQNGSRSNSVQMHDLAGRMTALQIKAVADYIAGLR; from the coding sequence ATGATCCGCATCGCGAACGTTCTTGCTGTCGCAGCGCTGTCCCTGGCATCGGCCCTCCCGCTGGCCCATGCCGAAGAGCCGAAGGTCGCCAAAGCCGATGCCGCGCGCGGCGAGACGCTCTTCAACACCGGAGTCCCCGCCAACGGCGTGCCCGCCTGCACCAGCTGCCACGGCCCCGGCGGCAACAGCACGGCGAACGCCAACCCGAAGCTGGCCGGCCAGCACGCGGCATACATCGAGAAGCAGCTGAAGGATTTCAAGGCCAAGACCGAGCGCAACCAGCCGGTGATGTCGCTGTACGCAGGCGCGCTGTCCGACCAGGACATGAAGGACATCGGCGCCTACATCGCCAAGCAACCGGCCTGGAAGCCGAGCTCGGCCAAGAACAAGGACACCATCGAACTCGGCCAGAAGCTGTACCGCGGCGGTGATGCCAAGCGCGGCATCGCGGCTTGCGCGGGCTGCCACGGCCCGGCCGGGGCCGGTATTCCGGCGCAGTATCCGCGCATCGGTGGCCAGTTCGCCGAGTACACCGAGGCGCAGCTGGTCGCGTTCCAGAACGGCAGCCGCAGCAACAGCGTTCAGATGCACGATCTGGCCGGGCGCATGACGGCGCTGCAGATCAAGGCCGTGGCCGACTACATCGCCGGCCTGCGCTGA
- the rplQ gene encoding 50S ribosomal protein L17 gives MRHRHGLRKLNRTSAHRLAMLRNMSNSLFQHELIKTTLPKAKELRKVVEPLITLAKKDTVANRRLAFARLRDRDMVTKLFTELGPRYATRPGGYTRILKFGFRQGDNAPMALVELVDRPEVAEAVEAEAAAE, from the coding sequence ATGCGTCACCGTCATGGTCTGCGGAAACTGAACCGCACCTCTGCGCACCGTCTCGCAATGCTGCGCAACATGTCCAACTCGCTGTTCCAGCACGAGCTGATCAAGACCACCCTGCCGAAGGCCAAGGAGCTGCGCAAGGTTGTCGAGCCGCTGATCACGCTGGCCAAGAAGGACACCGTCGCCAACCGCCGCCTGGCGTTCGCCCGCCTGCGCGACCGCGATATGGTCACCAAGCTGTTCACCGAACTGGGCCCGCGCTACGCGACCCGTCCGGGCGGCTACACCCGTATCCTGAAGTTCGGCTTCCGTCAGGGCGACAATGCGCCGATGGCGCTGGTCGAGCTGGTCGACCGTCCGGAAGTCGCCGAGGCCGTGGAAGCCGAAGCCGCTGCCGAGTAA
- the yihA gene encoding ribosome biogenesis GTP-binding protein YihA/YsxC — translation MSLLHQARFFTTVNHLRDLPATAVPEVAFAGRSNAGKSTAINVLCNQKRLAFSSKTPGRTQHINYFSVMPAKALDPLGFLVDLPGYGYAQVPGEAKSHWEHLLGDYIQTRSQLAGLVIMMDARRPFTDLDCQMVEWFLPTGKPIHVLLTKADKLTNNDASRALMSARKVLAGYQAQIEGEVSLTVQLFSSLKRRGIEEAQRAVAGWLCLPEAMPPSPDAEPAKKTPSPDAQRGE, via the coding sequence ATGTCGCTCCTGCATCAAGCTCGTTTCTTTACCACCGTCAACCATTTGCGCGATCTGCCGGCCACCGCCGTGCCGGAAGTCGCGTTCGCCGGCCGCTCCAACGCCGGCAAGTCCACCGCGATCAACGTGCTGTGCAACCAGAAGCGGCTGGCCTTCTCCAGCAAGACGCCCGGCCGCACGCAGCACATCAACTACTTCTCGGTGATGCCGGCGAAGGCGCTGGATCCGCTCGGCTTCCTGGTTGACCTGCCCGGCTATGGCTACGCCCAAGTGCCCGGCGAAGCCAAATCGCACTGGGAACATCTGCTGGGCGACTACATCCAGACCCGCTCGCAGCTGGCCGGCCTCGTCATCATGATGGACGCGCGCCGGCCATTCACCGATCTCGATTGCCAGATGGTCGAGTGGTTCCTGCCCACGGGCAAGCCGATCCACGTGCTGCTCACGAAGGCCGACAAGCTGACCAACAACGATGCCTCGCGCGCGCTGATGTCGGCCCGCAAGGTGCTGGCCGGGTACCAGGCGCAGATCGAAGGCGAGGTGTCGCTGACGGTGCAGCTGTTCTCGAGCCTGAAGCGCCGCGGCATCGAAGAGGCGCAGCGCGCTGTGGCGGGATGGCTGTGCCTGCCCGAGGCCATGCCGCCGTCGCCTGACGCCGAGCCGGCAAAAAAAACCCCGTCGCCAGACGCGCAACGGGGGGAATGA
- a CDS encoding cytochrome c biogenesis protein ResB, with the protein MSSVSTSGVRIRSRRRALREAVELLSSMRFAISLLTVIAIASVIGTVLKQNEPYPNYVNQFGPFWADVFRALTLPTVYSAWWFLLILAFLVVSTSLCILRNAPKMLADMRAWREHVREGSLRAFHHRDEFDVPADAAAVTARLAALAQNRGFRIRAFARDGGATLIAAKAGAGNKIGYILAHTAIVIICIGGLLDGDMMIRLQMWFGGKSPIRGNAVISEIGPEHRLPASNPGFRGNAFVPEGATVGTAILNIGDGALIQDLPFSVMLRKFTVEHYSTGMPKLFASDIVVTDRSTGKQTAARVEVNKPFVYDGVAIYQSSFEDGGSRLKLTGFPMRGADAKPFALSGTVGENTRLTGAGADYTVEFTDFRLMNIETVTDASGKRDARGVGTGGGDTGLRAELGNAKRMTRERDLRNVGPSVQYKLRDANGQAREFSNYMLPVTLEGQSVFLAGVRTQPDEPFRYLRIPADALGSVNDWMRLRAALQSSAMRGEAARRFAMLSMPGDDRAVLRAQLAESARRALDLFAGATDIKGAPAEGPGGFAAVAGFLQKSVPEGEREKAADVLMKIINSAMWELWQLARAQDGLAAPAVDAAGSQWLQTAINSLSDSFFYGAPVYLQLVDFQQVQASVFQLTRAPGKNIVYLGSLLLVLGVFSMFYVRERRWWLWIRPQADGSAQGAHVLTAMSTTRRTLDFDREFERLKQDVRAAAGAPGAATAAAAEQPPTK; encoded by the coding sequence ATGTCTTCGGTTTCCACTTCCGGCGTCCGGATCCGCTCACGGCGCCGTGCCCTGCGCGAGGCGGTCGAGTTGCTGTCGTCGATGCGCTTTGCGATCAGCCTGCTGACGGTGATCGCCATTGCCAGCGTGATCGGCACCGTGCTCAAGCAGAACGAGCCGTACCCGAACTACGTCAACCAGTTCGGGCCGTTCTGGGCGGACGTGTTCCGCGCGCTGACGCTGCCGACGGTGTACAGCGCGTGGTGGTTCCTGCTGATCCTGGCGTTCCTGGTCGTGTCGACCTCGTTGTGCATCCTGCGCAATGCGCCCAAGATGCTGGCCGATATGCGCGCCTGGCGCGAGCATGTGCGCGAGGGCAGCCTGCGCGCGTTCCACCACAGGGATGAATTCGATGTGCCGGCGGATGCCGCCGCGGTCACGGCGCGCCTGGCAGCGCTTGCACAGAACCGCGGCTTCCGCATCCGTGCCTTCGCGCGCGACGGCGGGGCCACGCTCATCGCCGCCAAGGCAGGCGCTGGCAACAAGATCGGCTACATCCTGGCGCACACTGCCATCGTGATCATCTGCATCGGCGGGCTGCTGGATGGCGACATGATGATCCGCCTGCAGATGTGGTTCGGCGGCAAGTCGCCGATCCGGGGCAACGCGGTCATCAGCGAGATCGGTCCGGAGCACCGGCTGCCGGCGTCCAACCCGGGCTTTCGGGGCAATGCCTTCGTGCCGGAGGGCGCGACTGTCGGCACGGCGATCCTGAACATTGGGGATGGGGCCCTGATCCAGGATCTGCCGTTCTCCGTCATGCTCAGGAAGTTCACCGTCGAGCATTACTCGACCGGCATGCCCAAGCTGTTCGCCAGCGACATCGTCGTGACCGACCGCAGCACCGGCAAGCAGACCGCCGCGCGGGTCGAGGTCAACAAGCCCTTCGTCTACGACGGCGTGGCGATCTACCAGTCGAGCTTCGAGGATGGCGGCTCCAGGCTCAAGCTGACGGGCTTTCCGATGCGCGGGGCGGATGCGAAGCCGTTCGCGCTGTCCGGCACGGTCGGCGAGAACACCCGGCTGACCGGCGCCGGTGCCGACTATACCGTCGAGTTCACCGACTTCCGCCTGATGAACATCGAGACCGTCACCGATGCGTCGGGCAAGCGGGATGCGCGCGGCGTCGGCACGGGTGGTGGCGATACCGGCCTGCGCGCCGAGCTCGGCAACGCCAAGCGGATGACGCGCGAGCGCGATCTGCGCAACGTCGGGCCTTCGGTGCAGTACAAGCTGCGCGACGCCAACGGCCAGGCGCGCGAGTTCAGCAATTACATGCTGCCGGTCACGCTCGAAGGGCAGTCGGTCTTCCTCGCCGGTGTGCGCACGCAGCCGGACGAGCCGTTCCGCTACCTGCGCATCCCCGCCGATGCGCTGGGCTCGGTCAACGACTGGATGCGCCTGCGGGCCGCGCTGCAGAGCTCGGCCATGCGTGGGGAGGCGGCGCGCCGCTTCGCGATGCTGTCGATGCCCGGCGATGATCGCGCGGTGTTGCGCGCGCAGCTGGCCGAAAGTGCTCGCCGCGCGCTCGACCTGTTCGCCGGCGCAACCGACATCAAGGGCGCGCCGGCGGAGGGGCCGGGCGGCTTTGCCGCGGTCGCCGGCTTCCTGCAGAAATCGGTGCCCGAGGGCGAGCGCGAAAAGGCCGCCGATGTGCTGATGAAGATCATCAATAGCGCGATGTGGGAGCTGTGGCAACTGGCCCGGGCGCAGGACGGCCTCGCCGCCCCCGCCGTCGACGCCGCCGGCAGTCAGTGGCTGCAGACGGCCATCAACTCGCTGTCGGACAGCTTTTTCTACGGTGCGCCGGTGTACCTGCAGTTGGTTGATTTCCAGCAAGTGCAGGCCAGCGTGTTCCAGCTCACCCGTGCGCCGGGCAAGAACATCGTGTATCTTGGGTCGTTGCTGCTGGTGCTGGGTGTGTTCTCGATGTTCTACGTACGGGAGCGCCGCTGGTGGCTGTGGATCCGCCCGCAAGCCGACGGATCCGCGCAGGGGGCACACGTGCTGACAGCCATGTCGACCACACGCCGCACGCTCGACTTCGACCGCGAGTTCGAGCGCCTCAAGCAGGATGTCCGCGCCGCAGCCGGCGCGCCCGGCGCCGCCACCGCAGCGGCCGCCGAACAACCGCCAACGAAGTGA